A stretch of Clostridium formicaceticum DNA encodes these proteins:
- a CDS encoding cation diffusion facilitator family transporter, whose translation MKLDSNNSFFMNKVNHIIFITIIMNVFLVLMKLGAGYFSGSKALIADGLHSASDIVTSIGVIIGIAIAKKPRDDHHQYGHEKVETIAAFLLAIALIYTGVKIGLGSAMSILHEDMTVPGKFAIYAALISIFVKELQYQITFKIGKKVNSSALMADAWHHRSDALSSIAAFIGVMGGRLGFPILDPLAGVIVSIVVMKVGGEIFIDCFQQLIDVSIQLKELESVKQSILKESRVQCINDIRTRKHGSKVFVDIRVCVDATMDIYDGHCVAEEVEHIIKTEVNNVKDVIVHLDPFPDYDEEKEVF comes from the coding sequence ATGAAGTTAGATTCAAATAATTCTTTTTTTATGAACAAAGTTAATCATATTATATTTATTACGATTATTATGAATGTGTTTTTAGTTTTAATGAAATTGGGGGCTGGATATTTTTCAGGAAGCAAAGCTTTAATTGCAGATGGATTACATTCTGCTTCTGATATCGTTACTTCTATTGGTGTGATTATTGGTATAGCCATAGCAAAAAAACCTAGAGATGATCATCACCAATATGGGCATGAAAAAGTGGAGACGATAGCGGCTTTTCTCTTAGCGATAGCACTAATTTATACTGGTGTAAAAATTGGATTAGGTTCCGCCATGTCCATCCTTCATGAGGATATGACCGTACCAGGAAAATTTGCCATATATGCAGCACTTATTTCAATTTTTGTAAAGGAGTTACAGTACCAAATCACATTTAAAATAGGGAAAAAAGTGAACAGCAGTGCCTTGATGGCAGATGCATGGCATCATCGTTCAGATGCCCTTTCCTCGATAGCAGCATTTATTGGCGTAATGGGGGGGCGTTTAGGGTTTCCCATATTAGACCCTTTAGCGGGTGTGATTGTTTCAATCGTTGTGATGAAGGTAGGTGGTGAAATATTTATAGATTGTTTCCAGCAGTTGATAGATGTATCTATCCAGCTAAAAGAATTAGAAAGTGTAAAACAATCTATATTGAAAGAGAGTAGAGTGCAGTGCATTAATGACATTCGAACGAGGAAGCATGGCTCTAAAGTCTTTGTAGACATAAGGGTTTGTGTGGATGCTACAATGGACATCTATGATGGGCATTGCGTAGCTGAAGAAGTGGAACATATTATTAAAACAGAGGTAAATAATGTAAAAGATGTTATTGTTCATTTAGATCCATTTCCTGATTATGATGAAGAAAAAGAAGTTTTTTAA
- a CDS encoding Na/Pi cotransporter family protein, with amino-acid sequence MEILFGVLGGLGLFLYGMNVMSNGLQKAAGDKLKSIIGLLTTNRIMAVTVGAVVTAIVQSSSASTVMVVGFVNAGMMKLTQAVGVIMGANIGTTITAQIITFKIEKYAPIIVGIAVAVWLFSKNRKVKQLAEAFIGFGILFIGMKLMGDALRPLREYEPFREMLINFGEHPFLAILAGFAITVAVQSSTASTGILLALAMEGLIPIKSGLPILFGINMGTTITAILSSIGASNTAKRAAAFHFLFNLIGTLIFISFLQGPTYRIITYLTPNDIPRQIANAHTLFNITTTLLLLPFSGLLVRAAKKIVPGEEETTRGIKYIDNRILETPSIATASAIKETLHMGNVAKESLENALDAFAKNDQKKLNETLSLEKVVNELERELSAYLVKLSNTNISQDNRETVTGLFNTINDIERVGDHAENIAELAQYKIDNQLIFSDKALEELDKIAGLALRAYVNSLTAMRNLDASLAMKVIENEGQVDFMEKNLRASHIERLNKQQCMPTSGVIYLDVLSNLERIADHSSNIAMAVLDKVKAQK; translated from the coding sequence ATGGAAATCTTATTTGGCGTGTTGGGTGGACTGGGTTTATTCTTATATGGTATGAATGTTATGAGTAATGGCCTACAAAAAGCTGCTGGTGACAAATTAAAATCTATCATTGGCTTGCTGACCACCAACAGAATTATGGCGGTTACAGTGGGGGCGGTTGTTACCGCTATTGTGCAAAGTAGTAGTGCCTCTACTGTTATGGTGGTAGGTTTTGTAAATGCTGGTATGATGAAATTAACTCAGGCAGTGGGGGTAATTATGGGAGCCAATATTGGTACCACCATTACAGCTCAAATTATTACTTTTAAGATTGAAAAATATGCCCCTATCATTGTAGGGATTGCGGTAGCCGTATGGTTGTTTAGTAAGAACAGAAAAGTAAAGCAGCTGGCAGAAGCCTTTATTGGTTTTGGCATCCTCTTTATAGGTATGAAACTTATGGGAGATGCTTTAAGACCTTTAAGAGAATATGAGCCTTTTAGGGAGATGCTAATCAACTTTGGAGAACATCCTTTTTTAGCGATATTAGCAGGTTTTGCTATTACCGTTGCAGTACAGAGCAGTACCGCTTCTACCGGTATTTTGCTGGCTTTAGCTATGGAGGGACTGATTCCTATTAAGTCAGGGTTACCTATATTATTTGGGATCAATATGGGTACGACAATTACTGCTATTCTTTCTAGTATAGGTGCCAGCAACACAGCAAAACGAGCAGCAGCTTTTCACTTTTTATTTAATCTTATAGGTACCCTTATATTCATCTCTTTCCTACAGGGACCAACCTATAGGATTATCACCTATTTAACGCCGAATGATATACCAAGACAAATTGCCAATGCCCATACATTGTTTAATATAACCACTACTTTACTTTTACTTCCTTTCTCAGGCTTACTAGTAAGAGCGGCAAAGAAAATTGTTCCAGGAGAAGAGGAAACTACCCGTGGCATAAAATATATAGATAATCGTATTTTAGAAACCCCTTCAATTGCTACGGCAAGTGCTATTAAAGAAACCCTGCACATGGGAAATGTAGCAAAGGAATCCCTAGAAAATGCCTTGGATGCCTTCGCAAAAAATGACCAGAAGAAGCTTAATGAAACCTTAAGCTTGGAAAAGGTAGTGAATGAACTAGAACGAGAATTATCTGCTTACTTGGTAAAACTATCTAATACCAACATCTCTCAAGATAATCGTGAGACTGTCACCGGCTTATTTAATACCATCAATGATATTGAAAGAGTAGGGGACCATGCAGAAAATATAGCGGAATTAGCACAATATAAAATAGACAATCAGTTGATTTTTTCTGATAAGGCATTAGAAGAATTAGACAAAATTGCTGGATTAGCTTTAAGGGCATATGTCAATTCTTTAACTGCTATGAGAAACCTAGATGCTAGTTTAGCCATGAAGGTAATAGAAAATGAAGGACAAGTAGATTTCATGGAGAAAAACTTAAGAGCAAGTCATATTGAGAGATTAAATAAACAACAGTGTATGCCAACCTCTGGCGTGATTTATCTTGATGTATTAAGTAATTTAGAAAGAATTGCGGATCACTCTTCTAATATTGCTATGGCAGTATTAGATAAAGTAAAGGCACAAAAATAA
- a CDS encoding cyanophycinase, giving the protein MEKEENIRLIIIGGGEDKRTDKEILKKVVALSGGDQANIAVITTATNYPLEVGEEYKRIFYDLGVNKVDTINIASRKEANQRQVIRSLQNTNCIFFVGGDQLRISSILGGTEFHSFIKSRLEEGLIVAGTSAGASMMSEVMVVEGDEEDAPRKCTVKMAPGMGFLKGVIIDQHFNQRGRIGRLLGAVAQNPYALGIGIDEDTAIIINDKNELKVIGSGVITIVDGKNINYTNISEQYPDEPLAITNVNVHILPTRYKYSLVNRSAIVYEPQTKEEEDNK; this is encoded by the coding sequence ATGGAAAAAGAAGAAAATATACGTTTAATTATTATCGGTGGTGGAGAAGATAAACGCACTGACAAAGAAATATTAAAAAAAGTTGTTGCTTTATCTGGTGGGGATCAAGCAAACATAGCAGTGATAACAACAGCTACCAACTATCCACTAGAGGTGGGAGAAGAATATAAAAGAATTTTTTATGACTTAGGTGTCAATAAAGTCGATACCATTAATATAGCCAGTAGAAAAGAAGCAAATCAAAGACAAGTCATTCGAAGTCTACAGAACACAAACTGTATTTTTTTTGTGGGTGGAGATCAATTAAGGATTTCTAGCATATTAGGAGGCACAGAGTTTCACAGCTTTATAAAGAGCAGATTAGAAGAAGGCTTAATTGTAGCTGGTACCAGTGCAGGGGCTTCGATGATGAGCGAGGTTATGGTGGTGGAGGGAGATGAAGAGGATGCTCCGAGAAAATGTACTGTGAAAATGGCTCCAGGCATGGGGTTTCTAAAAGGGGTTATTATAGATCAACACTTTAATCAGCGTGGAAGAATAGGAAGGTTACTGGGAGCAGTGGCCCAAAATCCCTATGCTCTTGGTATAGGAATCGATGAAGATACAGCCATCATCATTAATGATAAAAACGAATTAAAGGTAATAGGCTCAGGGGTGATCACCATTGTAGATGGAAAAAATATCAACTACACTAATATCTCTGAGCAGTATCCAGACGAACCTTTAGCCATTACAAATGTAAATGTTCATATTCTACCTACAAGGTATAAATATAGTTTAGTAAATAGAAGTGCTATTGTCTACGAACCGCAGACAAAGGAAGAGGAGGACAATAAATGA
- the cphA gene encoding cyanophycin synthetase: MKLLRTKVYYGRNIYAHFPVIRVDIDLKNYVNIPTCDIEGFNEGLLAVLPGLKEHKCSIGTTGGFVKRLNRGTYLAHVMEHMTLEIQNLLGYDLKFGKARYLENDSVYYIVFSYENPTAGEEAALLAFDIIQSLLHKKSINFEKRLQQIKQKITSNTLGPSTASIVEEAKKRNIPVMRIGGESLIQLGYGKYAKKIQATITENTNCIAVDIACDKELTKNILRTYGIPVPDGGVVESYEASKSIIKEIGFPVVVKPYNGNQGKGVSLNLNSMKEVKKAFSIAKKYSNKVLIEKYILGRHYRATVVGEKVIAVSERIAAHVIGNGINTIKELIEIENLNPLRGEGHEKPLTKITIDDVMLLLLKKTGKTLEEIPQKGEIIYLRENDNLSTGGIAIDVTENIHPDNVKLAINATRAIGLDVAGIDITVKDIGAPIVEEGGAVIEVNACPGIRMHHYPSQGKSRNVAKSILDTLFPEKQPCAIPIVSVTGTNGKTTTTRMLAKIFKESGLLVGMTSTGGVFVQEKQIIQGDTTGPKSAQAVLMDKRVELAVLETARGGIVNKGLGYDLADIGVITNIGDDHLGIDGINTLEEMADVKSLVVEAVKKDGYAVLNAEDNYTNRVLERVKCNIIYFAKDPSNECLQTHMKNGGKAVYLKDKTIYIFDGKKEMEVIEVEKIPATFGGVLEHNIENGMAAIAAAHAYNIDIKIINVALSQFYTDTINNPGRFNVFDVKNFKVIIDYGHNIDGYNKVLEALNKIKSTRLIGVVGVPGDRTDINILKVGEVSGKYFDYAYIKEDKNLRGRKAGEVAGLLKKGCNLGGLNEYSMEIELCEIKALEKAMEKAEAGDMIVVFYEEYAPLVEAIERFENKIDTMNPAVSDLKIVKVGP, encoded by the coding sequence ATGAAGTTGTTGAGGACTAAGGTATATTATGGAAGAAATATCTACGCCCATTTTCCTGTGATCAGAGTAGATATAGACCTAAAAAATTATGTAAATATACCTACATGTGATATAGAAGGATTTAATGAAGGTCTTTTGGCTGTTTTACCTGGTTTAAAAGAACATAAATGTAGTATTGGTACCACTGGAGGATTTGTGAAAAGACTAAACCGAGGTACTTATTTAGCCCATGTTATGGAGCACATGACACTAGAAATTCAAAATCTATTGGGTTATGATCTGAAGTTTGGAAAAGCAAGATATCTAGAGAACGATTCTGTTTACTATATTGTTTTTTCCTATGAAAATCCAACTGCTGGCGAAGAAGCAGCCCTATTAGCTTTTGATATCATACAGTCTCTTTTGCACAAAAAAAGCATCAATTTTGAAAAGAGGTTGCAGCAAATCAAACAAAAAATTACTTCAAATACATTAGGACCTAGTACCGCTTCTATTGTAGAAGAAGCTAAAAAAAGAAATATACCTGTTATGAGAATTGGAGGAGAAAGTTTAATACAATTAGGTTATGGAAAATATGCTAAAAAGATTCAAGCAACCATCACAGAAAATACTAACTGTATAGCGGTTGATATTGCCTGCGATAAAGAACTTACCAAGAATATATTGCGTACCTATGGTATTCCGGTGCCAGATGGAGGGGTTGTGGAGAGTTATGAAGCCTCTAAAAGTATTATAAAGGAAATTGGCTTTCCTGTGGTTGTAAAGCCTTATAATGGCAACCAAGGCAAAGGCGTATCTTTGAATCTCAACTCCATGAAGGAAGTAAAAAAAGCTTTTAGTATAGCTAAAAAATATAGCAATAAAGTGTTAATAGAAAAGTATATCTTAGGAAGACATTATCGTGCAACGGTGGTAGGAGAAAAGGTAATCGCAGTTTCAGAACGGATTGCAGCCCATGTTATAGGCAATGGTATCAATACCATTAAAGAGTTAATTGAGATAGAAAACCTAAACCCATTAAGAGGAGAAGGACATGAAAAGCCATTAACAAAAATTACAATAGATGATGTTATGTTGTTACTACTAAAAAAAACAGGTAAAACTTTAGAGGAAATTCCTCAAAAAGGAGAAATCATCTACTTAAGAGAAAACGACAATTTGAGTACTGGAGGCATTGCTATAGATGTCACAGAAAACATTCATCCTGATAATGTTAAGCTAGCTATCAATGCCACTAGAGCTATCGGCTTAGATGTAGCCGGCATAGATATAACTGTTAAAGATATAGGTGCACCTATAGTAGAAGAGGGAGGAGCCGTTATTGAAGTCAATGCTTGTCCCGGCATAAGAATGCACCATTATCCATCTCAAGGCAAAAGTAGGAATGTAGCAAAGTCAATCCTAGATACTTTGTTTCCAGAAAAACAACCTTGTGCTATACCTATTGTGTCTGTAACTGGAACCAATGGTAAAACCACCACCACTAGAATGTTGGCGAAGATTTTTAAAGAAAGTGGCTTATTGGTGGGTATGACCAGCACTGGCGGGGTTTTTGTGCAGGAGAAACAAATCATCCAAGGAGATACAACTGGACCTAAAAGTGCTCAAGCAGTACTGATGGATAAAAGAGTAGAGTTGGCAGTTTTAGAAACTGCAAGAGGTGGTATTGTAAATAAGGGTCTTGGCTATGATTTAGCAGATATTGGTGTTATCACAAATATAGGTGATGATCATCTAGGGATAGATGGTATCAACACACTAGAAGAAATGGCTGATGTCAAGTCCCTCGTTGTAGAAGCTGTAAAAAAGGATGGTTATGCAGTATTAAATGCTGAAGATAACTATACAAATAGAGTGCTTGAAAGAGTAAAATGTAATATTATTTATTTTGCGAAAGATCCGTCAAATGAATGCCTTCAAACCCATATGAAAAATGGAGGAAAGGCAGTCTATTTAAAGGATAAGACAATCTATATTTTTGATGGGAAAAAAGAAATGGAAGTAATTGAGGTTGAAAAGATTCCTGCCACTTTTGGAGGTGTGTTAGAACACAATATAGAGAATGGTATGGCAGCTATAGCAGCAGCACATGCTTATAATATAGATATAAAAATTATCAATGTCGCTTTAAGTCAGTTTTATACAGATACGATTAATAATCCTGGTAGATTTAATGTATTTGATGTAAAGAATTTTAAAGTAATTATTGATTATGGTCATAATATAGATGGGTACAATAAAGTATTAGAGGCATTAAACAAAATAAAATCAACACGTTTAATAGGCGTAGTGGGTGTACCGGGAGATAGGACGGATATAAACATCTTAAAGGTAGGGGAAGTTTCAGGAAAATACTTTGATTATGCTTATATTAAAGAAGATAAAAACTTGAGAGGAAGAAAAGCTGGAGAAGTAGCGGGACTCTTGAAAAAAGGTTGTAATCTCGGAGGCCTTAATGAATATAGTATGGAAATTGAACTATGTGAAATCAAGGCCTTAGAAAAGGCAATGGAAAAGGCAGAAGCGGGAGATATGATCGTGGTGTTTTATGAAGAGTATGCGCCACTGGTGGAAGCCATTGAGCGGTTTGAAAATAAAATTGATACAATGAATCCAGCAGTTTCAGACTTAAAGATTGTAAAAGTCGGCCCCTAA
- a CDS encoding HAD-IB family hydrolase produces the protein MKSIAAFFDVDGTLYRDSLMVEHFKRLIRYEIIDPSIWHNVAKKTFHDWDKRQGNYEDYLLEVAEIYLNSMKGQNRHHIEFITNQVINTKGDRVYCFTRDRIVWHKEQGHKVIFISGSPDYLVEKMAEKYDITDYRGTRYEVDENHRFTGEIIQMWDSENKHSAILEFVDKYDIDLKKSYSYGDTNGDFSMLKLVGNPIAINPAKELLLRIKEDKELREKITIIIERKDVIYKLNADVELL, from the coding sequence ATGAAAAGTATTGCTGCTTTTTTTGATGTAGACGGCACCCTCTATAGAGATTCTTTAATGGTAGAACATTTTAAGCGATTGATTCGATATGAAATTATTGATCCTTCCATTTGGCACAATGTAGCCAAGAAAACCTTTCATGACTGGGATAAACGACAGGGAAATTATGAAGATTATCTTTTAGAGGTAGCAGAAATTTATCTAAATTCCATGAAGGGACAAAATAGGCACCACATAGAGTTTATAACAAATCAGGTCATTAATACAAAGGGGGACCGCGTATACTGTTTTACAAGGGATCGAATTGTATGGCATAAGGAACAGGGACATAAAGTGATTTTTATTTCTGGCAGCCCTGACTATTTGGTAGAAAAGATGGCAGAAAAATATGATATTACTGATTATAGGGGAACACGCTATGAAGTGGATGAAAATCATCGTTTTACAGGAGAAATCATACAAATGTGGGACTCCGAGAATAAGCATAGTGCCATCTTGGAATTTGTTGATAAATACGATATTGACTTAAAGAAAAGCTATTCTTACGGAGATACAAATGGAGATTTTTCCATGTTAAAATTGGTGGGAAATCCTATAGCCATTAATCCAGCGAAAGAATTATTATTGAGAATTAAAGAAGATAAAGAATTAAGGGAAAAAATTACAATAATTATTGAGAGAAAAGATGTAATTTACAAATTAAATGCGGATGTAGAATTGCTTTAG
- a CDS encoding FAD:protein FMN transferase: MLLILLILSLFLTSCKERTPELVRENQFVLGTFGQIQAYSTSTKKGNETLTMAYQRIHEIENKMSVAIEGSDVDRINKKAGIEPVEISQETLGVIQEGLEYYQMTEGAFNIGLGRLIDLWGISIESAVAPTTKPPSEEEIQLAKAHIDLQQLEINNGQVFIKDSGMTIDLGGIAKGYAVDEAVRVLKEAGVESGFVNLGGDIYVLGPKPDGTLWKMGVQNPELGATNVIIKIELANRSIVTSGDYQRYFIDEETNQRYHHILDPETGYPTDNELTSVTIISNTSIEGDVWSTAIFIMGLEEGLETLETLPDVEGILVTKDKKVYTTSGISNEIELLDTSFTLAN; encoded by the coding sequence TTGTTACTGATACTGTTGATTTTGTCTTTGTTCCTCACTTCCTGCAAAGAAAGAACCCCAGAGTTGGTAAGAGAAAACCAGTTTGTTTTAGGTACCTTCGGCCAAATTCAAGCCTATAGTACCTCTACAAAAAAGGGTAATGAAACATTGACAATGGCTTACCAACGTATTCACGAAATAGAAAATAAGATGAGCGTTGCTATCGAAGGCAGCGATGTAGATCGTATTAATAAGAAAGCAGGCATTGAACCTGTTGAAATTTCTCAAGAAACGCTGGGGGTTATTCAGGAGGGACTAGAGTATTATCAAATGACTGAAGGCGCTTTTAATATAGGTCTTGGTCGATTAATTGACTTATGGGGCATTAGTATAGAATCTGCTGTCGCCCCTACTACGAAGCCCCCTTCGGAAGAAGAAATCCAATTAGCAAAAGCACATATTGATCTGCAACAGTTAGAAATTAATAATGGACAAGTTTTTATTAAGGATTCGGGTATGACTATAGATTTAGGGGGCATTGCCAAAGGCTATGCTGTAGATGAAGCTGTCAGGGTTTTAAAAGAAGCTGGGGTCGAAAGTGGTTTTGTAAATCTAGGGGGAGACATTTATGTCCTTGGACCAAAGCCGGATGGTACCCTTTGGAAAATGGGGGTACAAAACCCAGAGCTAGGTGCAACCAATGTAATTATAAAAATTGAATTAGCCAACCGTTCTATTGTAACCTCTGGCGATTATCAAAGATATTTCATTGACGAAGAAACCAATCAACGATACCATCACATCCTTGATCCTGAAACTGGCTATCCCACTGATAATGAATTAACCAGTGTCACTATTATATCTAATACCTCTATAGAAGGTGATGTATGGTCTACTGCTATCTTCATTATGGGACTGGAAGAAGGATTAGAAACTTTAGAAACCCTTCCTGATGTGGAGGGAATCTTAGTCACGAAAGATAAAAAAGTCTATACTACCTCTGGTATAAGTAATGAAATAGAATTATTAGACACATCTTTTACATTAGCTAATTAA